The Castanea sativa cultivar Marrone di Chiusa Pesio chromosome 11, ASM4071231v1 genome contains a region encoding:
- the LOC142618010 gene encoding MATH domain and coiled-coil domain-containing protein At3g58370-like, whose protein sequence is MKPKSSGEFAITRTARHFRPTHFLLKIQSYSLLCETGVEKYESGVFEAGGHKWRLSLYPKGNKKMNGTDHISLYLSVVDAEKYSLGWEVYATFKLFVFDQIRDKFLTVQDAEGTIRRFHDIKMEWGFDKFLPLDSFNFLPNGYLVNDCCVFGTEVFVHERSAKRDSLFMIKEPSNRIITWKIENFSTQQDKAPISSRIYIVGDSKWKLLVYPKGIQDGANKAISIFLCSIDCVTPDLKIFAEFKLRIRDQINNKHAEEKIKHWFSASFIDRGFSQLLLRKDLEDGSKGFLVEDTVIVEAEIMVMSTAK, encoded by the exons ATGAAACCCAAGTCCAGCGGCGAATTCG CAATCACAAGAACAGCAAGACATTTTCGTCCAACTCATTTCTTACTTAAAATACAATCATACTCTTTATTGTGCGAGACTGGGGTGGAAAAATACGAGTCTGGTGTTTTTGAAGCTGGGGGGCACAAATG GAGGTTGTCTCTCTATCCAAAAGGAAACAAGAAAATGAATGGGACTGATCACATCTCCCTTTATTTGTCAGTAGTTGATGCAGAAAAGTATTCTCTTGGTTGGGAGGTTTATGCCACCTTCAAATTGTTCGTGTTTGATCAGATACGGGACAAGTTCTTGACCGTTCAAG ATGCTGAAGGGACAATTAGAAGATTCCATGACATTAAGATGGAATGGGGCTTTGACAAATTTCTCCCTCTTGATTCTTTCAACTTTCTTCCTAATGGATACCTTGTCAACGATTGTTGCGTATTTGGTACTGAGGTTTTTGTTCATGAACGTAGTGCCAAACGAGACTCTCTGTTCATGATAAAAGAACCTTCTAACCGAATTATAACTTGGAAGATTGAAAACTTTTCTACACAGCAAGATAAAGCACCCATTTCTTCTCGCATATACATTGTTGGAGATTCAAAATg GAAATTACTGGTTTATCCCAAGGGAATTCAAGACGGAGCAAACAAAGCCATTTCCATCTTCCTCTGCTCAATTGATTGTGTTACACCAGACCTCAAAATTTTTGCAGAATTCAAGCTGCGGATAAGGGACCAAATTAACAATAAACATGcagaagaaaaaa TTAAACACTGGTTCTCTGCCTCATTTATCGACCGGGGTTTTTCGCAACTTTTGCTTCGAAAAGATCTTGAAGATGGATCCAAGGGGTTTCTTGTTGAAGATACCGTGATTGTAGAAGCAGAAATTATGGTTATGTCTACTGCAAAGTAG